A stretch of Dysidea avara chromosome 5, odDysAvar1.4, whole genome shotgun sequence DNA encodes these proteins:
- the LOC136257039 gene encoding broad substrate specificity ATP-binding cassette transporter ABCG2-like, translating into MAQTLATDESTSLLVNKSSTALQYGLLVKDPLGGDKSNKCVSFHNISYEVSQRSCFKKLPPKTILDNISGIMKTGLNAIMGPTGSGKTTLLDILAGHKDRKGLSGLVMINGEIQPVNFKCKSAYVVQDDIVMGTLSVRENISFSAALRLPSVYTRTDRKERVQQVIEELGLTEVADSKVGTEFIRGISGGEKKRTSIGMELIIAPGILFLDEPTTGLDASTAISVIRLLKDLSELNRVIIISIHQPRYSIYKLFDTLTLLSKGNVVYHGIAGDHALQYFSDNGYECEQHNNPADFFLDVVISCEAQEMKGGQYSLSENTGQNQLVVAYTQSSQCHEVTKELHAISEQAPSVRESRRVSQFSRSFPWQLGVLAVRAVRNLVRNPIVSVVQMLVMLILSTIVGIIYFQLKDNFTGFQNRVGAFYFVTTNIVFGSISAIELFIRERPIFIHQSARGYYRVSAFFFIKVFCDLLPMRIVPVIMYSAISYWMLGLKKELLHFAIYLLTLLLVSSAASATAFLISAGVRVLALATILVAISFVFQMIFGGFLVNLNTVVVWLSWIQYISIFRFSLNALFENELKGSYYCDRIPYHFFANRTIYECDVNRTVIGDIYLDSLGYLHYNIWFNELGLFLYVTIVLTLAYITLRCVKKER; encoded by the exons ATGGCTCAGACTCTAGCTACTGATGAGTCAACATCGTTACTGGTTAACAAAAGTTCCACTGCCCTACAATATGGTTTACTGGTAAAGGATCCACTTGGAGGAGACAAGTCTAATAAGTGTGTGTCATTTCACAACATCAGCTATGAGGTATCTCAGCGAAGTTGTTTTAAGAAGCTTCCACCAAAGACAATACTGGATAATATCAG TGGTATTATGAAAACTGGTTTGAATGCAATAATGGGGCCAACTGGTAGTGGAAAGACCAC GTTACTGGATATTCTTGCAGGTCACAAGGACAGGAAGGGGCTGAGTGGTCTTGTTATGATCAATGGTGAAATCCAGCCAGTTAATTTCAAATGTAAATCAGCCTATGTTGTCCAG GATGACATTGTGATGGGGACACTCTCTGTTAGAGAGAACATTTCCTTCTCTGCTGCTCTGAGGTTACCATCTGTATACACAAGAACTGATAGAAAGGAGAGAGTGCAGCAAGTTATCGAAGAGCTTGGGTTAACCGAAGTAGCCGATAGCAAA GTTGGAACAGAGTTTATCAGGGGTATTTCTGGAGGAGAAAAGAAACGCACTAGCATTGGAATGGAGTTAATCATTGCTCCAGGGATTCTATTCCTGGATGAGCCGACTACTGGATTGGATGCCTCCACTGCCATATCAGTGATAAGATTATTGAAGGA TCTTAGTGAACTAAATCGAGTGATCATCATATCCATCCACCAGCCAAGATACTCCATTTATAAACTGTTTGACACACTGACATTGTTGTCTAAAGGAAATGTGGTGTACCATGGAATAGCTGGAGATCATGCTTTACAATACTTTAGTGATAATG GGTATGAATGTGAGCAACACAACAATCCTGCTGACTTTTTTCTTGATGTTGTGATTTCTTGTGAAGCACAAGAAATGAAGG GTGGCCAGTATTCACTCAGTGAAAATACTGGCCAGAACCAACTTGTTGTGGCCTACACACAAAGCTCACAGTGTCACGAAGTCACTAAAGAATTGCATGCAATATCAGAACAAGCACCAAGCGTAAGGGAGTCTAGGAGAGTTTCTCAATTTTCTAGAAGTTTTCCATGGCAA CTTGGAGTTCTTGCTGTACGTGCTGTAAGAAACTTAGTGAGAAATCCTATTGTCTCTGTAGTACAG ATGTTAGTGATGCTGATATTGTCCACTATCGTGGGAATCATATACTTCCAATTAAAAGACAACTTTACTGGATTCCAGAATAG GGTTGGAGCATTCTATTTTGTCACCACAAACATCGTGTTTGGAAGCATCTCTGCCATAGAGTTGTTCATACGAGAGAGACCAATATTTAT CCACCAAAGTGCCAGAGGATATTACAGAGTGTCAGCATTCttttttattaaagtattttgtgaTCTACTGCCCATGAGGATTGTACCAGTAATAATGTATTCTGCTATATCATACTGGATGTTGG GCTTGAAGAAGGAGCTTCTCCATTTTGCTATTTACTTACTGACATTGCTGTTAGTGTCTAGTGCTGCATCTGCAACAGCCTTTCTTATCAGTGCTGGTGTTAGGGTGCTTGCATTGGCGACCATACTAGTGGCTATATCCTTCGTTTTCCAAATG ATTTTTGGTGGTTTTTTAGTAAACCTGAATACTGTGGTTGTCTGGTTAAGCTGGATACAGTATATCAGTATTTTTCGTTTCTCCTTAAAT GCGTTATTTGAGAATGAGCTAAAAGGTTCCTATTATTGTGACAGAATCCCCTACCACTTCTTTGCTAACAGAACCATTTATGAGTG TGATGTGAACCGAACTGTTATTGGAGATATCTACCTTGACTCACTGGGCTACCTTCATTACAACATTTGGTTCAATGAACTGGGGTTGTTCCTGTATGTTACTATTGTATTGACACTTGCATACATCACCTTGAGGTGTGTAAAGAAAGAGAGATAA